The window ACCGATGCGCTCAAAGCCTGGGTGGGCATAAAGGCGAAACTGTTGAACTTGCCCACAGCCCCCACCGCAGCCGATGCGCTCACCCCGCCCACGATGTTGATAATGGCAGTAAGGAACATGAACGAAACGCTGGTAACGCTGTTCTGTATGCAAGTGGGCAGCCCTATCTTAAAAATGAGCCGCAACTGATCCCCGTAAATATGAAAAGACTTGAGCTTGAAATCAAAATGAAAATCGTTCTTCACCATATAGCCTATGCAGAGGAAAACGCTTATTGCCTGTGAAATTACCGTTGCCAACGCCGCGCCGAATGCCGCCCAGCCGAAGACGCCCACAAAAACGAGGTCCAGTATCACATTGGCAACGCAGGCTGCCAGCACAAAATAAAAGGGCTGCTTGGAATTCCCCATGCCCCGGAGTATTGCGCTCAGGGCGTTGTAACCAAAAATGAAGATGATGCCCGCAAGAGTCACCGTGAGATAGCGGTCGCTTTCAACAAAGGATTCTTCCGGGGTGCGGATAAGGCGCAGTATGGGGCCTTTGAGCAAGAGCATGACAACCGTAATCACCAGCGCCGCCATGGTAAGGAGGGTGATGATGGTGGCGGTTACGCGCCGCAGCGCCGCCCTGTTCCCCATGCCTATATACTGGCCAATAAGCACCGTAGCGCCCATGGCAAAACCGATAACCGTATTGGTCAGGATAAAGGTCACCTGCCCCCCGATATTCACCCCCGAGAGGCTTTCGATACCACAGAAGTTGCCTACAATCAGCATATCCGCCACATTGTAAAAGGACTGCACCAGGTTGCTGGCGAGGAAAGGGATGGCAAAAACCACCAATTTGTTCAGCACCTTCCCTTCGGAGAGATTATTTTCAATTTTTGCCATTGTGGTTCTAGTGTATCCATTCTTCAGGTTTTTTCATACAACACCTTGCGGCTCAGTCCTTCCCGGCTTTTTCAATCCTCTTAAAATCCTCATCGGAAATAACAGCAAGGCAGCCCTTGCCCCAGAAAGCTATATCATCAAGGGCGAGCCAGCGGCTTTTCTGGCCGTAGGTAAAGTCCAATATGGCATTGGCGCCTTTTGAACGAGCCTTGGAAGCGAGATTGTTTTTAACATCCCGCAAGGACTTAAGCTGGGCGCCTATTTTGAAACTCAGGTCGCAGCTGATGTGGGCGCCCCTTTCCGCGCCAGGGAAATCGCCCTCGACAAAAATTATGCCTTCGTAGATAACAGTATAAGCCATCATTTCTGATATTACTGTATTTTATTGGACGTTTCAATATTGAAATTCCCATTTAACCCCCCGTAATGCCTCAAAATAAAATCTAACCGAAAGGAACGGCTGCCTCACAATAAAAATCTAACCGTGGCTAAACATCTTCAAGAGCCGAAGCAGCAAGGGACTTCTGGCTCTGAAGCTCGAAGAGAGCCATCAGTGCATGGTTGACCAGGCGTTTCTGTTTGACCGGATTGAGACGGGCAGCCCTGCGTCGAAGCTCGTCCTTGAATGTATCAGGAAGGTCAGGGGATTCCAAGAGGCGCCTGTAGGGCGACTTGGGTTTGTCGTACACCTTCTTGACCCTGGCCCCTATCCGCTCCTTGGCGATTATTTTTTCTGAAGGGTAAAAATAGTTGAGCAGGGGACAGAGATGGCGGTAGACCTCGGCCAGGGCGTCTCTGGCCTGGAGGGTGTCATAGCGATAGTACCCCACGGTCCTGCGGACGGTCATGTCGTTTTTCTGCTCCACGAAGCAGTTGTCGTTCTTGTGGTAGGAACGGCTGCGGGTGAACTGGACGCGGTGTTCGTCACACCATGCCTTGAGCTGGTAATTAATGAACTCCCCGCCGTTATCGCTGTCGATGCCCAAAAGGGGGAAGGGAAACTGGGAGGGGAAGAGAGACACCTCCTCTTTAACCCAGCGATGGGCCTTGTTGAGGAGGGCGCGGAGCTCCACCCAGCCTGAATAGACATCGGTGGCATTGAGGGTACAGCAGAACTCGCCTGAGGCGTTTCCGCCGTCATGAACCACCGTATCCAGCTCAAAAAAGCCCGGTTTCCTCTCATCCCAGGCATAAAAGACACGGATGGGGATCTGGTGCTTGAGGAGGCCACCGGGCCGTGTGGCGCTCCGTCCTTTTAATTCCAGCTTCTTCCGTTCAGGCTTGAGCTTCCGGTCGATGGTGGCGGGGCTTATGGCAAGCAGCTGCGCCTTTACCTCCTTGGTGATGCCAAACTCCTTGCAGGGATTGAGGAAAGGCATCTGTTCCCGGAGGAAGGGGGAAAGCCTTTTCCCGCACATGTAATCAAAGAACTCCCAAATCAGTTTGAGGGCTTTTATCGTTGCCGCCTGGTAGACCGGCTTCCGCCCTCCCCCTGCTTTTCGTTTTTTAAACGCATCGGCCTTGAGCTTAACAACCCTTCCGGCCAGTCTGACCAGTTCCGTTCTCCCCCAATTCGCCAAAAGGTGCAG is drawn from Leadbettera azotonutricia ZAS-9 and contains these coding sequences:
- a CDS encoding MATE family efflux transporter, with the translated sequence MAKIENNLSEGKVLNKLVVFAIPFLASNLVQSFYNVADMLIVGNFCGIESLSGVNIGGQVTFILTNTVIGFAMGATVLIGQYIGMGNRAALRRVTATIITLLTMAALVITVVMLLLKGPILRLIRTPEESFVESDRYLTVTLAGIIFIFGYNALSAILRGMGNSKQPFYFVLAACVANVILDLVFVGVFGWAAFGAALATVISQAISVFLCIGYMVKNDFHFDFKLKSFHIYGDQLRLIFKIGLPTCIQNSVTSVSFMFLTAIINIVGGVSASAAVGAVGKFNSFAFMPTQALSASVSAMSAQNFGAGKPDRAAKACFIGSAISACITFAFFAFVQIFPSFVVEIFGSDPQMIRDGVAYLRTFAFDFLIIPFVFCINGFLMGGGHTLFTLITGMLSAVLLRVPVCYFFGITLGWGLAGVGLGAPVASAGVLLVIIVYLFTGRWKVNVIKHAPVVAES
- a CDS encoding integrase catalytic domain-containing protein; translation: MGLTMKEKQALAREISKRYRKAGKKGKTAILDEFVQNTGYNRKYALHLLANWGRTELVRLAGRVVKLKADAFKKRKAGGGRKPVYQAATIKALKLIWEFFDYMCGKRLSPFLREQMPFLNPCKEFGITKEVKAQLLAISPATIDRKLKPERKKLELKGRSATRPGGLLKHQIPIRVFYAWDERKPGFFELDTVVHDGGNASGEFCCTLNATDVYSGWVELRALLNKAHRWVKEEVSLFPSQFPFPLLGIDSDNGGEFINYQLKAWCDEHRVQFTRSRSYHKNDNCFVEQKNDMTVRRTVGYYRYDTLQARDALAEVYRHLCPLLNYFYPSEKIIAKERIGARVKKVYDKPKSPYRRLLESPDLPDTFKDELRRRAARLNPVKQKRLVNHALMALFELQSQKSLAASALEDV